TATTTAGTTGGTCACTACTTTTTTTGTTACTGGACTGCAATGGTACTTATATGTGCATGTCACATTTTTGTATTCAACAATGACAAACAAATGGTTGGTTCCTCAAGACTCCCTCATATTGAAAGAAAGCAAGTgtctattctattttatttaataCATATACATCTTTTATGTGATGCCATTTTAATGGTAAAAATACACTTTTTACAAGCAATGAGAATGGTCTTGACAGCTCAGGACATATCCACCTTTGGATctgtaaacaaatgaaaatataatttgAAAACAACTTATTAGCTATTCTTACAAAGAGTGAAGCCCAAACCCACCCACACAAGTACATGGAAAGTTAATCAATATAATAGAAATAGGTAACTGTCAATGAGTCTTCACGCAAATACAGGATATGTATACTACTTGACACATACAATTTGGAAACTGACTTGTCACTCCTTTATCAATAACTAACAAATATGGTTTGTTTGATAAATAAATGCAATGTTATGAATGGTCTGGGCCAAAGTGTGTTAattaagaacacaagaaaacatgTGCTGACCTTCAAATTTGAAATTGGGAAACTTAGTCATGTCAACCCCTTCTCCACCTCCGTATTGCCGAGCGACTTTGTCCAATTCCTGCTGCATCTGTTTCTCAATGGCAGGTGTGGCATCCACCAGCTTCCCTCCAGCAGTCCTGTAAATATGTCTATAATCACCGATCTCTTACATAATAAATATCTAATGAACACCTAAGGCTGAATAAAGGCCTGTCCAGATGAGGGGCAGTTGCCCATATCATACTAAACAGTGGGATGACATCATAAGCacataaacaaaggaaacagatcTGGCAACAAACAATACTACCAGATGTTGCCGTGTTCCACAGTCCCTACTCAGTTCATTGTCAAGTGTATAGTGGAAATCTGAAACTGACTGCAAGGGAGTTCCACAGGTTAACTTCGTGTGGTTTGCAACATGCTCTCTTTATACGAGTACCAATCATCACACCAGCAGGGCACTTGGATGATCTGCCCGTGGTTTTCTCGCTTCTGACGTCAGGTTCGCTCCCACCATCAAAACAGTTGAAGGAGCATGATATTTGGTAACAGTGTTTGCACGGCAGGCAGCTGCCCCTCGTCTAGACGGGGCTTTAGACTGTTAGTATGCACTGGATAGGCAACCCTACAAATATGAAAGCTTTAGCCTGAAATTCACTTTAtcaattattatcactactaattTTTCACTTGCAAAGGAATATATTTAGAAGTATCAAAGAATGTCCAAATTATCAAAATTGCCACTGCTTTTGAAATATATATCAACTAAACCATAGCCAGGGGACCAGGTATCTCTGTGCTTGGGTCTCAGCCGATATAGAGTTTGGGCCTAGTCTGTGGCAGCTTCATTTACCTCTTTCATAACCTTGGCTGAGGTATATTGTCTTAGCTATCAACTCAATGAATTATCAAATTTTAATTTCGGTCATAATACTTAAAATTATCATGCTCACTATGATTGTTCTCAAAAGTATCAGTTATTCAAAATATCATCTGATATATGACAGCAATATAACTTACTTCTTATTTCACAAGTGCACTACTTTTATGTTGTACTAGAAGGAAGTGCTAATTAATTGTAGAATAATAGCACTCAAAAAGTGAGATTTATAGGTTTCTAGATTCCAGAATTtaggcttaaaaaaaaaaaagtttataaagTAAATGTAGACAGTATCACATCTAAACAGGAGCAATTCGCAACTTACTTGCTCTTCTGGTTGTACTCATGAATTTTGTCAACAAAGAGCTGCTGGATGGGGTCAGCCACCTTCTTCATCAGGACAGCTGATACTCCATAGTTGCGGCGGAGGACTGTCTGTAGGGTCCGGGCTTCAGGGATAATCCTAGTCACAATCATCCTAGGAAATGGAAAACTAtgacaaaacaataatatacataatatatgTCAATAAGACAATATAAAggcaatgatatatatatatatatatatatatatatatatatatatatatatatatatatatatatatatatatatatatacacaccaaTGATACTATAGAGGCAATGAAAGACAATATCAAGAGAAAACAGCGCCAGAGGGCAATATACAGGCAACCATGTATAGGGGAGGAAAATTATGTAAATT
The window above is part of the Portunus trituberculatus isolate SZX2019 chromosome 38, ASM1759143v1, whole genome shotgun sequence genome. Proteins encoded here:
- the LOC123514667 gene encoding ATP synthase-coupling factor 6, mitochondrial-like: MIVTRIIPEARTLQTVLRRNYGVSAVLMKKVADPIQQLFVDKIHEYNQKSKTAGGKLVDATPAIEKQMQQELDKVARQYGGGEGVDMTKFPNFKFEDPKVDMS